A genomic region of Populus nigra chromosome 11, ddPopNigr1.1, whole genome shotgun sequence contains the following coding sequences:
- the LOC133668280 gene encoding transcription repressor MYB5-like, translating to MRNLSSTTSTRSRSVPTPCCSKVGIKKGPWTPEEDELLANYIRKEGQGRWRTLPKRAGLLRCGKSCRLRWMNYLRPSVKRGRIAPDEEDLILRLHRLLGNRWSLIAGRIPGRTDNEIKNYWNTCLSKKLISQGIDPRTHKPLKPNPDSSEIANVPVQNSNPKSSPLDENGRVYRAVATRVSENFTGTNLDQSPNQVAADATENWPNRDGFNMGSLQSGHGRKNEDHFIEDIGNEDTFSSFLDSLLNENVFVYQQRQQLQQQNMFGPSFKLAVSSSQILSHANIWEAEVSPPMAALGDKGVGGASNSLPV from the exons ATGAGGAATCTATCCTCAACAACTTCAACAAGGAGCAGGAGTGTGCCTACACCATGTTGTAGCAAGGTGGGCATAAAGAAGGGGCCATGGACACCAGAAGAGGATGAGCTCTTGGCAAACTACATCAGGAAAGAAGGTCAAGGGCGATGGCGCACGCTCCCAAAGCGGGCAGGACTTCTTAGGTGTGGTAAGAGCTGCCGCCTCCGCTGGATGAACTATCTCAGGCCTTCTGTTAAGAGAGGGCGTATTGCCCCAGATGAGGAAGATCTCATTCTTAGGCTTCACAGGTTGCTTGGTAACAG GTGGTCTTTGATAGCTGGGAGGATACCAGGGCGCACAGATAATGAGATTAAGAATTACTGGAATACCTGTCTCAGCAAGAAGCTCATTAGCCAAGGAATAGACCCTAGGACTCACAAGCCTTTAAAACCTAACCCCGATTCCTCAGAAATTGCAAATGTTCCAGTCCAGAATTCTAACCCTAAATCTTCTCCACTGGATGAGAATGGGAGGGTCTATCGAGCTGTAGCCACTAGGGTAAGTGAAAACTTTACAGGGACTAACCTGGATCAGTCTCCTAACCAGGTTGCTGCTGATGCTACCGAAAACTGGCCAAATCGTGATGGTTTTAATATGGGATCATTACAAAGTGGCCATGGACGAAAAAATGAAGATCATTTCATTGAAGATATTGGAAATGAGGACACTTTCTCCTCATTTCTGGATTCCTTGCTCAATGAAAATGTGTTCGTGTATCAACAACGACAACAGTTACAGCAGCAAAATATGTTTGGACCTTCTTTTAAACTTGCGGTTTCTTCTTCACAAATTCTCAGTCACGCAAACATTTGGGAAGCTGAAGTCTCGCCTCCAATGGCAGCCTTAGGTGACAAAGGCGTGGGTGGGGCTTCAAATAGTCTTCCAGTTTGA